In one window of Patescibacteria group bacterium DNA:
- the purL gene encoding phosphoribosylformylglycinamidine synthase, which produces MSSIAHLFCMNPDGSEYCFNVGLVEPLTADEFEKMKKALADGFIKESMKDVSSLDGDVIELGPRMNCETPWSSNMVSICQSIGLGKVNRVERSRRYVVPEGISRDEFIADNHDRMTECEYPGALQTFSTGIEPQAVYEVPMIEKGPDALKDIPGISMDDWDRRFYYDYFVMKNNRNPTIVEILDLNNANSEHSRHGYFKGKMIIDGQEMPWTLFELVMETWNANPGNSIIAFSDNSSGIKGRFIQTLVPEQPGMYSRLVRDERLYHIIFTAETHNFPTGVAPFPGAETGSGGRIRDIQATGRGGLMGIGTAGYCVSNLHIANYTLPWELEFKRPENLASGLQILIEASNGGSRYGNEIGEALVLGFARSFDLRPWGGARWSFIKPIMFTAGMGQIDHRHIRKNDAEEGMLIVQIGGPAYRVGFGGGAASSLIQGDQDAGLDFNAVQRGNAEMEQKMNRVVRTCSEMGENNPLDVIHDQGAGGPANVLKELVEKSGGQIEIRKIKVGDPTMSVLEIYVAEYQERNGLLIREERIEEFKKICEREKVNCEVLGSVTMDGKFVVHDSNDGTTPVNIDLHELMGGMPQKTFEVKTVEDDLRSLVLPEGLTVEDALARVLRLVSVGSKRFLTNKGDRSVTGLVAQQQCCGPLQLPVSDVAVMAQSLVPNDNGVHSGMATSIGEQPIKMLVNPAAGARMAVGEAITNLAGAKIDGLDSVKCSANWMWAPKLEGEGAAMYSAATALRDCLIALDVAIDGGKDSLSMATRVGAETVKSPRQLVISAYVGIADITKVVTPDIKKPGESQLIFIDLANGKNRLGGSALAHVHGQIGNESPDMDDPELVKRAFNCVQDLIDKDLILACHDRSDGGLITTLLEMAFAGNCGLEIQMGTVEGEVIPVLFSEELGLVIECTYNYASIVIRRLLDNNIPYIPIGRTLSTNQYITLYFGAELVFNESMPELRNLWEETSYQLEKLQANPTCADAERENIFDRPGPQYKLTFEPKPTAPEILQAENKPKVCILREEGTNGDREMAAAFEAAGFEPWDVTMTDLLAERVSLTMFRGLVAAGGFSYADVPQSAKGWAATILFNEKLRAEFDKFYKRPDTFSLGVCNGCQLFGLLGWVPYTGIKPEHQPRFVHNDSGRFESRWSSVRISDSPSILFKDMAGSILGVHVAHGEGRLIFPDETVRAVTVGNKLCAMSYVDDSGRDTNKYPFCPNGSWEGVTALTTTDGRHTAMMPHPERAFLKWQWHHMPEQMKKELEASPWLKMFQNAYDWCMKN; this is translated from the coding sequence GAGACTCCTTGGTCTTCCAATATGGTTTCGATTTGCCAGTCGATCGGCCTGGGAAAGGTGAATCGGGTGGAGCGATCGAGGCGGTATGTGGTGCCGGAGGGCATTTCGCGTGACGAGTTTATTGCGGATAATCATGATCGCATGACCGAGTGTGAGTACCCGGGAGCTTTGCAGACATTTTCAACGGGAATTGAGCCTCAAGCAGTATATGAGGTACCCATGATTGAAAAGGGGCCTGATGCCTTGAAGGATATACCGGGGATTTCGATGGATGACTGGGACCGGCGGTTTTATTATGATTACTTTGTAATGAAGAATAACCGCAATCCGACCATTGTTGAGATTTTGGACTTGAATAATGCCAATAGCGAGCATTCGCGTCACGGCTATTTCAAGGGCAAGATGATTATTGATGGACAGGAAATGCCCTGGACTTTATTTGAATTGGTGATGGAGACTTGGAATGCAAATCCAGGAAATAGTATTATTGCTTTCAGTGATAATTCCAGCGGTATTAAAGGTCGTTTTATTCAGACACTTGTGCCGGAACAGCCGGGTATGTATTCTCGATTGGTTCGCGATGAGCGGCTTTATCACATTATCTTTACGGCGGAGACGCACAACTTTCCGACTGGCGTGGCACCATTTCCTGGTGCGGAAACCGGATCGGGTGGTCGTATTCGTGACATTCAGGCAACTGGACGCGGCGGATTGATGGGAATTGGTACGGCAGGCTATTGCGTGTCCAATCTTCATATTGCAAATTACACCTTACCCTGGGAGCTTGAGTTTAAGCGTCCGGAAAATTTGGCAAGCGGTTTGCAGATTTTGATTGAGGCCAGTAATGGTGGTTCGCGCTATGGCAACGAAATTGGCGAGGCATTGGTGCTTGGTTTTGCTCGATCATTTGATTTGCGTCCCTGGGGTGGTGCGCGTTGGAGCTTTATCAAGCCGATAATGTTTACTGCTGGGATGGGACAAATCGATCACCGGCATATCAGAAAAAACGACGCCGAAGAAGGAATGCTCATCGTACAGATTGGCGGACCTGCTTATCGCGTTGGTTTTGGTGGCGGTGCGGCTTCGAGCCTAATTCAGGGCGACCAAGATGCCGGGCTTGATTTCAATGCTGTGCAGCGTGGCAATGCAGAAATGGAACAAAAGATGAACCGTGTTGTCCGCACTTGTTCAGAAATGGGGGAAAATAATCCTCTTGATGTCATTCACGATCAGGGTGCTGGTGGACCAGCTAATGTCCTGAAAGAATTAGTGGAAAAATCTGGTGGACAGATTGAAATACGCAAGATAAAGGTCGGAGATCCGACCATGTCGGTGTTGGAAATCTATGTTGCAGAATATCAAGAGCGGAATGGCTTATTGATTCGCGAAGAACGGATTGAGGAGTTTAAGAAGATCTGCGAACGCGAAAAAGTAAATTGCGAAGTTCTTGGATCTGTGACAATGGATGGGAAATTTGTTGTCCATGATTCAAATGATGGCACAACGCCGGTCAATATTGACTTGCATGAACTCATGGGAGGAATGCCTCAGAAGACTTTTGAGGTTAAGACGGTTGAGGATGACTTGAGGTCATTGGTATTGCCGGAAGGTTTGACAGTGGAGGACGCGCTTGCAAGAGTGTTGCGCTTGGTCTCCGTTGGTTCAAAAAGGTTTTTAACCAACAAGGGAGACAGGAGTGTAACTGGATTGGTAGCTCAGCAGCAATGTTGCGGCCCTCTCCAATTGCCTGTCAGTGATGTGGCGGTAATGGCGCAAAGTTTAGTGCCCAATGACAATGGTGTGCATTCCGGAATGGCAACCTCAATCGGTGAACAGCCGATCAAGATGTTGGTTAATCCGGCGGCTGGTGCGCGCATGGCAGTTGGCGAAGCAATAACGAATCTAGCCGGAGCAAAAATCGACGGTCTTGATAGCGTGAAATGTTCTGCGAACTGGATGTGGGCACCGAAACTTGAAGGTGAGGGTGCGGCGATGTATTCGGCCGCAACGGCCTTGCGCGATTGTTTGATTGCGCTTGATGTTGCCATTGATGGCGGAAAGGATAGCTTGTCGATGGCGACCAGAGTTGGTGCCGAGACAGTCAAATCACCGCGGCAGTTGGTTATTTCGGCTTATGTTGGAATAGCGGATATTACCAAAGTGGTGACGCCGGACATCAAGAAGCCGGGCGAAAGTCAGTTGATTTTTATTGACTTGGCAAATGGAAAAAATCGTCTGGGTGGATCGGCTTTGGCGCATGTCCATGGTCAGATTGGCAATGAAAGTCCGGACATGGATGATCCTGAGTTGGTCAAGCGCGCGTTTAATTGCGTGCAGGATTTGATTGACAAGGATTTGATTTTGGCTTGCCATGATCGGAGCGACGGTGGTCTAATTACAACGTTGCTGGAAATGGCTTTTGCCGGTAATTGTGGACTGGAAATACAAATGGGCACAGTTGAAGGCGAAGTAATCCCAGTGTTGTTTTCTGAAGAATTGGGATTGGTTATTGAGTGTACTTATAATTATGCAAGCATAGTAATAAGGAGATTGCTGGACAACAATATCCCATACATACCCATTGGACGAACATTGAGTACAAATCAGTATATTACTTTGTATTTCGGCGCTGAGCTTGTTTTTAATGAATCAATGCCGGAATTACGGAATCTTTGGGAAGAGACCAGTTATCAGTTGGAAAAGCTACAGGCAAATCCAACGTGTGCTGATGCAGAAAGGGAGAACATCTTTGATCGCCCTGGCCCGCAGTACAAGCTCACGTTTGAACCAAAACCAACCGCCCCTGAAATTCTTCAGGCAGAGAACAAGCCAAAGGTTTGTATCTTGCGTGAAGAAGGGACGAATGGCGATCGGGAGATGGCGGCAGCTTTTGAAGCCGCCGGATTTGAACCCTGGGACGTGACGATGACCGATTTACTTGCAGAACGTGTTTCTTTAACGATGTTTCGAGGCTTGGTGGCCGCCGGCGGATTTTCTTATGCTGATGTGCCACAAAGCGCCAAGGGTTGGGCGGCAACTATTTTGTTCAATGAAAAGTTGCGGGCTGAGTTTGATAAGTTTTACAAACGGCCTGATACTTTTTCTTTGGGCGTGTGTAATGGTTGTCAGTTGTTCGGCCTACTTGGTTGGGTTCCGTATACCGGAATCAAGCCAGAACACCAACCGCGGTTCGTTCATAATGACTCCGGTCGTTTCGAATCGCGATGGTCAAGCGTCAGGATTTCGGATAGTCCATCCATTTTGTTTAAGGATATGGCTGGCTCTATTCTCGGTGTTCATGTTGCACACGGTGAAGGTAGGCTTATTTTTCCGGATGAAACTGTTAGGGCAGTAACCGTCGGTAATAAACTGTGTGCAATGTCATATGTTGATGATAGCGGGAGGGATACAAATAAATATCCCTTCTGTCCGAACGGCAGTTGGGAAGGTGTTACAGCTCTCACAACTACCGATGGTCGGCATACAGCCATGATGCCTCATCCCGAACGTGCCTTTCTTAAATGGCAATGGCATCATATGCCGGAACAAATGAAAAAAGAGCTTGAGGCTTCGCCTTGGCTCAAAATGTTCCAAAATGCCTATGATTGGTGCATGAAAAATTAA
- a CDS encoding rod shape-determining protein — translation MFNKFLGKFSKDLGIDLGTKNTLVYTSDKGIVINEPSVVAINTRTDEILAVGDEARKMVGKTPGHIQAVRPLVDGVISDFEVTEKMLKYFIDKVHNESFTLIPRPRVVIGVPLDITEVERKAVEDAAKSAGARQVFLIEESMAAAIGARLPVADPTATMIVDIGGGTTEISVISLGGVVAWKSLRLAGNELDNNIIQYIREEFNILIGEQLAESIKIKIGSATVLKEKIEMEARGRDLLNGLPKAITINDSQVREAISRTVLQIVENIKTTLEITPPELVSDIYEHGIVLTGGGALLRGLDKEIAQATKIPVRVADDPLTCVVRGTGILLSDPELLAKVITPGPDKM, via the coding sequence GTGTTTAATAAATTCTTAGGAAAATTTAGTAAAGATTTGGGCATCGATCTCGGTACCAAAAATACTCTTGTGTATACTTCGGACAAGGGTATTGTTATTAATGAACCATCTGTGGTCGCTATCAATACACGGACGGATGAGATTTTGGCTGTGGGTGATGAGGCGCGCAAGATGGTGGGTAAGACTCCGGGGCATATTCAGGCGGTGCGACCGTTGGTTGACGGTGTGATTTCTGATTTTGAGGTGACGGAAAAGATGTTGAAATATTTTATCGACAAGGTGCATAATGAGAGCTTTACTTTGATTCCGCGTCCGCGCGTGGTGATTGGTGTGCCTTTGGATATTACCGAGGTGGAGCGCAAGGCGGTGGAGGATGCGGCGAAATCGGCCGGAGCGCGACAAGTATTTTTGATTGAAGAGTCAATGGCGGCGGCGATTGGGGCGCGTTTGCCCGTGGCCGATCCGACGGCGACGATGATTGTGGATATTGGTGGCGGGACAACGGAAATTTCCGTGATTTCGCTAGGCGGTGTGGTAGCGTGGAAGTCATTGCGCTTGGCTGGTAATGAATTGGATAATAATATCATTCAGTATATTCGGGAAGAATTTAATATTTTGATTGGTGAGCAATTGGCGGAATCGATTAAGATTAAAATTGGTTCAGCGACAGTTTTGAAAGAAAAAATCGAGATGGAAGCGCGTGGTCGTGATTTATTGAATGGTTTACCAAAGGCGATTACGATCAATGATAGTCAGGTGCGTGAGGCGATTAGTCGGACGGTTTTACAGATTGTGGAAAATATTAAAACAACTTTGGAAATTACGCCACCAGAATTGGTATCAGATATTTATGAGCACGGAATTGTATTGACCGGCGGCGGCGCTCTTTTGCGCGGATTAGATAAGGAAATTGCACAAGCAACCAAGATCCCTGTACGCGTGGCTGATGATCCTCTGACCTGTGTGGTCCGCGGCACTGGTATTCTGCTCTCTGATCCGGAGCTATTGGCGAAGGTCATTACTCCTGGTCCGGATAAAATGTAG
- a CDS encoding rod shape-determining protein MreC, whose amino-acid sequence MNKNNKQKFITTMAVLLVFVAGHYIGIFRPIENLFVKILNPIFGGFNSAGLGIKNTYNDSVNKADLLKSLEEMKIQGNALIEENAKLKTVQEENELLRGYLSFFTKTNYKYVMSNVVSRGSISDTLKTTETITIDRGSKSGVVVGQAVVNNKGIIVGKVAEAKDDIAKVFLVNSNQCKLAATMFNNDKTAGIAEGELGLTIRMSFIPQTQKLNKNDLVVTSGLEPLIPRGLAIGKVTQVDGGNNDLWQSAVIEPLVNPDDLTIVSVLLK is encoded by the coding sequence ATGAACAAAAACAACAAACAAAAATTCATCACCACCATGGCTGTGCTTTTGGTTTTTGTGGCTGGTCATTATATCGGCATCTTTCGGCCGATTGAAAATCTTTTTGTCAAAATCTTGAATCCGATTTTCGGCGGTTTTAATTCAGCTGGTTTGGGGATTAAGAATACTTACAATGATAGCGTGAACAAGGCGGATTTGTTGAAGAGCTTGGAGGAAATGAAAATTCAGGGCAACGCCTTGATTGAGGAGAATGCGAAATTGAAAACCGTGCAGGAGGAGAATGAATTGTTGCGTGGGTATTTAAGCTTCTTCACCAAGACGAATTATAAGTATGTGATGAGTAATGTCGTTTCGCGTGGGAGTATTTCGGATACCTTGAAAACAACTGAGACGATTACTATTGATCGTGGGAGTAAAAGTGGCGTAGTGGTTGGACAGGCAGTGGTTAATAACAAGGGTATTATTGTGGGCAAGGTGGCCGAGGCAAAGGATGATATTGCGAAAGTTTTTTTAGTGAATAGTAATCAATGTAAGTTGGCGGCGACAATGTTCAATAATGATAAGACGGCGGGAATCGCAGAAGGTGAGTTGGGTTTGACGATTCGCATGAGTTTTATTCCGCAAACTCAAAAGTTAAATAAAAATGATTTAGTGGTGACTTCCGGACTTGAGCCTTTGATTCCACGTGGTCTGGCAATCGGTAAAGTGACTCAAGTTGATGGTGGTAATAACGACTTGTGGCAGTCAGCCGTAATTGAACCTTTGGTTAATCCCGATGATTTAACTATTGTGTCGGTCTTATTAAAATAA
- the mrdA gene encoding penicillin-binding protein 2, whose protein sequence is MGLKSYLKPNNKYEKISNPFSIQQNGFKTDKHNSLYRTEWSEDVFISDNNGREILGKSFDFKKLPIILFFLFLSLTLLIGKVAWLQVVKGDYYYKIAEGNRIRVHRIEPKRGIVYDRNKTPLVRNAANFKLYFIPIDLPPKREKAKAGELCLEDIVGGISEILKEVGEKDLYEKLDTVKMGSLESYSPIFVLDNIDYEKAMSLYLKSSQWPGVILSNSSRREYPNATKVVVDDKEMMVGLSLSHILGYTGKINDTELKKYGEEYQPIDYIGKMGLEYFWENELKGVNGKKQIEVDALGKEKKIIGQVDAADGHGLVLSLDLPMQTKLEELFLKYMGERKLTKGSAVVMNPNNGEVLAMVSLPAFDNNLFAHGISQADYSGYLTAEDRPLFNRAIGGEFPPGSTFKMVLAAGALQERIISEGTKFLSNGGLRISQWFFPDWKGGGHGITDVKKAIAESVNTFFYYIGGGYNDFVGLGVDKIGEYADKFGFGKQTGIDLNGEASGFIPTKEWKAEVKNESWYIGDTYHLSIGQGDMLVTPLQVAAYTSVFANGGSLYRPHLVNQIISHENDVVNEIQPEVVRKDFIDSVNINVIREGMRQTVTNGSARRLGTLKKTSAAKTGTAQWSTKKDPHAWVTGFAPYENPEIAFVLLVEEGKEGSVITMSIAHDFLEWYFEKY, encoded by the coding sequence ATGGGATTGAAAAGCTACCTAAAACCTAATAATAAGTACGAGAAAATTTCCAATCCTTTTTCCATTCAACAGAACGGTTTTAAAACGGATAAGCATAATTCTCTCTATCGGACGGAATGGTCTGAGGATGTTTTTATATCTGATAATAATGGCAGAGAAATCTTGGGCAAGAGCTTTGATTTTAAGAAACTGCCGATTATCTTGTTTTTTCTTTTTCTTTCCTTAACACTGCTGATTGGCAAGGTGGCCTGGTTGCAAGTGGTGAAGGGGGATTATTATTACAAAATCGCCGAGGGTAATCGTATTCGCGTACATCGCATTGAACCGAAGCGCGGGATTGTGTATGACCGAAACAAAACACCGCTAGTGCGTAACGCGGCGAACTTTAAGTTATATTTTATTCCAATCGATTTGCCACCAAAGCGGGAAAAAGCCAAAGCGGGGGAATTGTGCCTTGAAGATATAGTTGGTGGTATTAGTGAGATATTAAAAGAGGTGGGTGAAAAAGATTTGTATGAAAAATTAGACACGGTGAAGATGGGGTCGTTGGAGTCGTATAGTCCGATATTCGTCTTGGATAATATTGACTATGAAAAGGCGATGAGTTTGTATTTGAAATCGTCCCAATGGCCAGGGGTGATTCTGTCCAATAGCTCTCGTCGTGAATATCCAAATGCGACCAAAGTAGTAGTTGATGATAAAGAGATGATGGTTGGTTTGTCATTATCGCATATCTTGGGATACACGGGCAAGATTAATGATACTGAATTAAAAAAATATGGTGAAGAGTATCAGCCGATTGATTATATTGGCAAAATGGGTCTAGAATATTTTTGGGAAAATGAATTAAAAGGCGTGAATGGCAAGAAGCAGATTGAGGTTGATGCCTTGGGCAAGGAAAAGAAAATCATCGGACAGGTGGATGCAGCTGATGGTCATGGTTTGGTCTTGTCTTTGGATTTACCAATGCAAACAAAATTGGAAGAATTATTTTTGAAATATATGGGCGAGCGGAAATTGACCAAGGGTTCAGCAGTGGTGATGAATCCGAACAATGGTGAGGTTTTGGCCATGGTTAGTCTACCAGCTTTTGATAATAATCTGTTTGCGCATGGTATCAGCCAAGCTGATTATTCCGGCTATTTAACCGCTGAAGATCGCCCGCTTTTTAATCGCGCGATTGGTGGTGAGTTTCCGCCAGGGTCAACTTTTAAAATGGTGCTAGCTGCCGGCGCGCTCCAAGAGCGGATAATTTCCGAAGGTACAAAATTTTTGAGTAATGGCGGATTACGAATTAGTCAGTGGTTTTTTCCCGATTGGAAAGGTGGCGGACACGGCATTACTGATGTCAAGAAAGCGATTGCGGAATCAGTTAATACCTTCTTTTATTATATCGGTGGTGGCTACAATGACTTTGTTGGTCTCGGTGTTGATAAGATTGGAGAGTATGCCGATAAATTTGGTTTTGGCAAACAGACTGGAATAGATTTAAACGGTGAAGCTAGCGGATTTATACCAACCAAGGAGTGGAAGGCGGAGGTAAAAAATGAGTCTTGGTATATTGGTGATACTTATCATCTTTCAATTGGACAAGGTGACATGCTAGTCACGCCTTTGCAAGTCGCCGCCTATACCAGTGTTTTTGCGAATGGCGGTAGCCTCTATCGTCCACATTTGGTGAATCAAATTATTAGTCATGAGAATGATGTGGTTAACGAAATTCAACCAGAGGTAGTACGCAAAGATTTTATTGATTCTGTTAATATTAATGTAATCCGAGAAGGTATGCGTCAAACTGTCACAAATGGTAGTGCGCGCCGTCTCGGCACGCTCAAAAAAACCTCAGCGGCCAAGACCGGAACCGCCCAGTGGTCCACTAAAAAAGATCCACACGCTTGGGTAACCGGCTTTGCACCCTATGAGAATCCAGAAATCGCGTTTGTGTTATTAGTGGAAGAAGGTAAGGAAGGCTCTGTGATTACAATGTCGATTGCACATGATTTTTTGGAGTGGTATTTTGAGAAGTATTAA
- a CDS encoding NUDIX hydrolase, with protein MKQVHPAVKAIIQRGDKFLVIKQEFNDKAVWDLPGGRVEFGESPYDTLVREIDEEVHLSINIIKPLGFFWFFRHDGDQVVCTTFLCTADDYEIDLTKNPADENITEYKWVTKDEFLGDEYVVMHESMKKLVTLL; from the coding sequence ATGAAGCAAGTCCATCCAGCTGTTAAGGCGATAATACAACGAGGTGATAAATTTCTTGTGATTAAGCAAGAATTTAACGATAAGGCCGTCTGGGATTTGCCAGGTGGTAGGGTTGAATTTGGCGAATCTCCGTATGACACGTTGGTGCGCGAGATTGACGAAGAGGTTCATCTTTCTATTAATATCATTAAACCACTTGGATTTTTCTGGTTTTTTAGACATGATGGCGATCAAGTTGTTTGCACGACGTTTTTGTGTACTGCTGATGACTATGAGATTGATTTGACGAAAAACCCTGCTGATGAAAATATTACTGAATATAAGTGGGTGACAAAAGATGAATTTCTTGGCGATGAGTATGTGGTTATGCATGAGAGCATGAAGAAGCTTGTAACTTTGCTATAG
- a CDS encoding nucleotide exchange factor GrpE — MKKEEKKDHNKEEEIENEEVKGATDAQEEATPTEEVKSRCENCDESDNKYKRALADYQNLLKRTAKEKEDFFKYSNEQLIVEMIPVYDNLKTSLEHTDEQIEKSAWLEGVKYVLKQFKGILEGVGVEEIKTVGEKFDHNTMDAIDGTGDKVIKEGKPGYKLNGKVIIPARVILGE; from the coding sequence ATGAAGAAAGAAGAAAAAAAAGACCATAACAAAGAGGAAGAAATTGAAAATGAAGAGGTGAAAGGTGCTACTGATGCGCAAGAAGAAGCCACTCCAACCGAAGAGGTAAAGAGTAGATGTGAAAATTGCGATGAGTCGGACAATAAATATAAAAGAGCTTTAGCGGATTATCAGAATTTATTAAAAAGAACCGCAAAAGAAAAAGAAGATTTTTTCAAATATTCTAACGAACAGTTGATTGTTGAAATGATTCCAGTCTATGACAACCTAAAAACATCTCTTGAACACACTGATGAACAGATTGAAAAGAGCGCCTGGTTAGAGGGTGTGAAATATGTTTTAAAGCAATTCAAAGGTATTTTAGAAGGTGTGGGTGTAGAGGAAATAAAAACTGTTGGTGAAAAATTTGATCATAATACCATGGATGCGATTGACGGTACTGGGGACAAGGTGATCAAAGAAGGGAAGCCGGGATATAAGTTAAATGGAAAAGTGATAATTCCAGCACGGGTGATATTGGGAGAATAA